Proteins from one Anopheles nili chromosome 2, idAnoNiliSN_F5_01, whole genome shotgun sequence genomic window:
- the LOC128720044 gene encoding fasciculation and elongation protein zeta-2, translating to MRDLANKMAELKFEAPLAQFEESDEWGPVEYQSSNVATTNGKAAAVTISDSLNLNNLKESLRSVDGNQQQQHQKEDDLNELNDNLLLGDDMLRGADTTNGGGTAANNNNNIKLGPIKDNIDFAEAFTGSLEDLVNTFDEKITKCFGNYEQSVEELAPVQVRTQEEIMNECQMWWTITGNFGNILPIDWSKTYARQMHVPALNLGMRKPGTPDDELLQDLSSEDEAVANDLDMHALILGGLHADNEPIKTADEVIKEIDDIMDETGSEDGQLENEVIEKAKEVLGSPLYEEKLRALSITQLNELYMEMEVLIREFSETLISELALRDELEYEKELKNTFISLLLAVQNRRRQYHVEKKKGKAGGKGSAGTINSSGMDPKYLTTVIPYQLNSTPDNQTLQVLIKILKAINEDSPTVPTLLTDYILKVLCPT from the exons ATGCGGGACTTGGCTAATAAGATGGCCGAACTCAAATTCGAGGCACCCCTGGCACAGTTTGAGGAGAGCGACGAGTGGGGCCCGGTCGAGTACCAGTCGTCGAATGTGGCCACCACCAACGGCAAGGCCGCGGCCGTCACCATCAGCGACAGCCTGAATCTGAACAATCTAAAAGAGTCGCTCCGTTCCGTTGAcggcaaccagcagcagcagcaccagaaaGAGGATGATCTGAACGAGCTGAACGATAACCTGCTGCTCGGGGACGATATGCTGCGCGGGGCAGATACGACGAACGGTGGTGGAACCGccgcgaacaacaacaacaacattaaGCTCGGACCGATCAAGGACAATATCGACTTTGCGGAAGCGTTCACCGGCAGCCTGGAGGATCTCGTCAACACATTCGATGAGAAAATCACGAAATGCTTCGGAAACTACGAGCAGTCGGTCGAGGAGCTAGCCCCGGTGCAAGTTCGCACACAAGAGGAAATCATGAACGAGTGCCA GATGTGGTGGACGATTACCGGCAACTTTGGGAATATTCTGCCGATCGACTGGTCAAAAACGTACGCCCGACAGATGCACGTACCGGCGTTGAACCTTGGTATGCGCAAACCCGGCACCCCCGACGATGAACTGCTCCAGGATCTCAGCTCGGAGGACGAGGCGGTTGCGAATGATCTCGACATGCACGCGCTTATACTGGGTGGGCTGCACGCGGACAACGAACCTATCAAAACGGCGGATGAAGTGATCAAGGAGATCGACGACATCATGGATGAGACCGGTTCGGAGGATGGCCAGCTCGAAAACGAGGTGATCGAGAAGGCGAAGGAAGTACTTGGATCACCGTTGTACGAAGAAA agCTGCGTGCCCTTTCGATCACGCAGTTGAACGAGCTGTACATGGAGATGGAGGTGCTGATTCGCGAGTTCTCCGAGACGCTCATTTCAGAACTGGCCCTGCGGGATGAGCTTGAGTACGAGAAGGAGCTGAAGAACACGTTCATTTCCCTACTGCTGGCTGTGCAGAACCGTCGCCGCCAGTACcatgtggaaaagaaaaagggtaaGGCCGGCGGCAAGGGTTCTGCTGGTACCATCAACAGCTCAG GTATGGACCCGAAGTATCTCACCACAGTCATTCCCTACCAGTTGAACAGCACCCCAGATAATCAAACGCTACAAGTATTGATTAAAA TTCTGAAAGCTATCAATGAAGACAGTCCAACCGTTCCTACGCTGTTGACGGACTACATTCTGAAAGTGCTGTGTCCGACGTAA
- the LOC128721382 gene encoding uncharacterized protein LOC128721382 — MDFIGDLLNQMSSAFNQETAIPKKEEISMDETLKWRALKNNQFASRTRVQAAGGGASGAGVRNTPANGRKSVSGGGPSGGGGTSNGQRHQTAGRIGGIDSKDSAADESHEDDDNEVDYEGSRSPTEDRTNLTPEVADEDDIEIEIAKDISGEELQEALALSQLVEVEADELKSTPEIVMGSRELGGSEDMEMADRKLSPSTMVGGEQRAGQETSSTVQEEELDSKSSLDVPYSCSASASPSAFSSGKTHSNDLALLPAKYDVDEPLPSVPTIDVAGTAPKLVEETRRTDRVMTEKTITSGMGDGVTTGEGREKSIERITEVETIPTLDDDDVDDDEDDVLIITTDSAEEVVELAETSKEDEDDEEDMELQEGEAIVVPLEASTSGSLVPAAPKDDLNPASEGEREKKRNTVDPMEATENVHEIEEEKFQPKEAQEQRQDAAAQDTVEGDRKEVKFSDTLKANHNATPKEDRIRLASGEKEEEKFDLVDGNEKMPIVEHDGGTGTAGSDDGGVDAGSTERSRSAGRTTRSKKTTNSTANGSPPVAAAAVTHSQRRSQRIRKESSGSPGDGKANGENASVPAVIVVKEEPQPDEVVGAKKRATIGVTGESKPGPRSSGLKSDRSLRSKPLGNGPAVLTRRASETVKVSLEDSNEAPDQDADKTIAGRRGRKRLSQDPAALGPVSEKAASRDDAVGSGVVRRTSRSGFPLEPDESDPGDTKQPVQVQQEQQQPPVQPPVQNRRGRKRKNPIHPDGTSGASTASGGAPAEKVPHHPYKRAARQSRDGSDGILASALARRDKVDSQGRLSRPIKLSAKILANEELRQGFEQHNNGRIIIASELPASATIPEESEPVVERNRDEEPGKPRKNAREPNGVSVASCTTIGSSSEDVTLVSVTLPAPKTAKRVFSNEGSGPENASSMVQQPASGRKPAESSSSSRQTGRADGAGRRVGRPSMNVTAPVPTRPCPDVQTFLQEVRMMRLGVNRSPEENRKLNRRQLKRLGKLKEKHLLALGLQRRGAHQHQLRNGSDAKTSDVELSAGESESSGSEADFVPPQKIGTVGKPSVTLRLRKPESLLEHPPTRTKTSSAGALPLVGVPRAGVNMGRQTGNAQIRQGGKSAHTRTVANTARRTSAAVVLPAAMTTVGARPSASSTAVVSSTAKDRETEQLQRSLQRLGCEVTLIPTRPTPVAQPSGWSQSRTKDSSKSGHHHQQRVRSVQAGTGSVVSATSPSLEIVLEKRPSVSSPPVRQTTGGGLSVVPSAASKVALVCLCTQKSDIFVASTIGSGFCTAVDDIDGQQIGCCNELANDPLNMLRPSATVSFQLLCNMHRKRLEDHGCCTVCGWFCTQGNFAMCKNAHLFHPHCAEKYTLNTPYNPARPSDHTAPTLVLKCPHCSQECPNGEIQVNIQLTTPPVLLPSRKSIVKPAKMTVAKRGNNTDGGSGSKSAHESFRATVESLVPSSVKNMLSTTDHNRLSANTAVSGDGVSARSSTAKDNAAGTKSRFTPKDFSHAVCTRVDDSRVSEIITSGFDIETRFREFRYGTCLHVVSNYGTLAMAYLIMCRARTTDYLNIVDRELHTAVMCAVLGAKSDIVKLLLDSGADATLKGPYGMTVLHLAAKHGQHETVRTILDCARKRLTARELMAFVNAIDNGHWTALAWAAENRYKQTVQQLIEIGADVNVCDRENNTSLHWASLSGCSDTLYLLMTKGCNPNMQNTSGETPLHIACRQGHADICVVLLAQGASLSIRNTANELPQDIIENRNSECADIIAANLKMRSLSKNMKEMHVLCSDISNGRERYPVQVVYYTRAGIDRQHAMPQFKYVQRNVKINCRIQLETDVRNMRVCSCKDSCTSGESECLCAEQTWYTNDGRLVSDFNYLDPPTIVECGDSCDCNQRLCRNRVVQHGLDVPLQLHYIPGKAWGVRTLLPIPKGSFLIEYVGELLTDEVANHRDDDSYLFDLGVGYCIDASAYGNVSRFFNHSCQPNVSPVSVYYDHQDQQLPRVALFACRDIEAQEEICFDYGEKFWMVKKGTLQCRCNTGKCRYRNATTE; from the exons ATGGATTTCATCGGCGATTTGCTCAATCAAATGTCGTCCGCCTTCAACCAGGAGACGGCCATCCCGAAGAAGGAGGAAATCTCGATGGACGAAACGCTCAAGTGGCGCGCCCTTAAGAATAATCAGTTTGCGTCCCGCACCCGTGTACAGGCAGCTGGTGGAGGAGCAAGTGGAGCCGGTGTCCGCAACACTCCTGCCAACGGTCGCAAAAGTGTCTCCGGTGGAGGTCCTAGCGGTGGTGGAGGCACATCCAACGGCCAGCGGCACCAAACAGCCGGAAGGATTGGTGGGATTGACAGCAAGGACAGCGCCGCCGACGAATCgcacgaggacgacgacaacgaggTCGATTACGAAGGAAGCAGATCGCCTACGGAGGATCGCACGAATCTCACGCCCGAGGTTGCGGATGAGGACGACATTGAGATCGAAATCGCGAAGGACATCAGTGGGGAGGAGTTGCAGGAAGCGCTCGCATTGAGCCAACTGGTGGAGGTGGAAGCGGACGAGCTGAAAAGTACGCCGGAAATTGTGATGGGATCACGCGAGCTCGGTGGATCGGAAGACATGGAAATGGCCGATCGCAAGCTCTCCCCTTCGACGATGGTGGGTGGAGAGCAGCGGGCTGGGCAGGAGACGAGCTCCACCGTGCAGGAGGAGGAGCTGGACAGTAAATCCTCGCTGGATGTGCCATACAGTTGCAGTGCTAGCGCGAGTCCGTCAGCATTTTCCTCCGGAAAGACGCACTCGAACGATCTGGCACTGCTTCCTGCCAAGTACGACGTGGATGAACCACTTCCGTCGGTACCAACGATCGATGTTGCGGGTACCGCGCCGAAGCTGGTGGAGGAGACACGGCGGACTGATCGAGTCATGACTGAGAAAACAATCACTTCCGGAATGGGTGATGGTGTTACTACAGGCGAGGGTAGAGAgaaatcgatcgaaaggaTCACGGAAGTTGAAACCATACCAACGctggacgatgacgatgttgatgacgatgaggatgacgTTCTCATCATCACCACAGACAGTGCGGAGGAGGTGGTCGAATTGGCGGAAACTTCGAAAGAAGATGAAGACGATGAGGAGGATATGGAGTTACAGGAAGGGGAAGCAATCGTTGTGCCATTGGAGGCGTCAACATCCGGTAGTTTGGTGCCGGCAGCGCCAAAGGACGATTTAAACCCCGCATCAGAAGgtgaaagggaaaagaaacgcaacaCTGTCGATCCGATGGAGGCCACAGAGAATGTTCACGAaattgaggaagaaaaatttcagccaaaAGAAGCTCAGGAGCAGCGGCAGGATGCTGCAGCACAAGACACCGTCGAAGGCGATCGTAAGGAAGTGAAGTTTTCCGACACACTGAAAGCAAACCACAACGCAACACCGAAGGAGGACCGGATCCGGCTGGCGAGTGGGGAAAAGGAGGAGGAAAAGTTCGACCTGGTCGATGGAAACGAGAAAATGCCCATCGTTGAACACGATGGGGGGACAGGCACGGCGGGGAGTGACGATGGTGGGGTCGATGCAGGATCGACGGAACGATCGCGCTCGGCCGGAAGGACAACACGCAGCAAAAAGACGACTAATTCCACCGCGAATGGATCCCCTCCAGTGGCAGCGGCTGCTGTGACGCATTCTCAGCGGCGATCACAGCGCATCCGGAAGGAGTCGTCGGGATCGCCTGGTGATGGGAAGGCGAATGGAGAGAATGCCAGCGTACCAGCGGTGATCGTCGTGAAGGAAGAACCACAACCGGACGAGGTAGTCGGTGCCAAGAAACGCGCCACGATCGGTGTGACTGGAGAGAGCAAACCAGGACCACGATCCTCGGGGTTGAAATCAGACCGAAGCCTACGAAGCAAACCGCTGGGAAATGGACCGGCCGTGTTGACACGTCGCGCTTCGGAGACGGTGAAGGTTTCACTGGAGGATTCGAATGAAGCACCGGATCAGGATGCGGACAAAACGATCGCCGGTCGCCGTGGTAGAAAGCGCTTGAGCCAGGATCCGGCCGCGCTGGGTCCAGTGAGCGAAAAAGCGGCGTCACGCGATGATGCGGTAGGGTCGGGTGTGGTGCGCCGTACAAGTCGCTCGGGTTTTCCATTGGAACCGGACGAAAGCGATCCCGGAGACACCAAACAACCGGTTCAGGTGCaacaggagcaacaacaaccccCAGTCCAACCGCCAGTACAGAACCGTCGTggcagaaagcgaaaaaacccAATCCATCCCGACGGAACATCCGGTGCGTCGACAGCGTCCGGAGGAGCACCCGCCGAAAAGGTGCCGCATCATCCGTACAAACGAGCGGCAAGACAGTCACGGGACGGCAGTGACGGTATCCTGGCGTCGGCTCTAGCGCGACGTGATAAAGTCGACTCCCAGGGTCGACTGTCACGTCCGATCAAGCTGTCAGCGAAGATCCTGGCGAACGAGGAACTGCGCCAGGGTTTCGAGCAGCACAATAACGGTCGGATTATTATCGCCTCCGAACTTCCGGCCTCAGCTACAATACCCGAAGAAAGCGAGCCGGTTGTGGAACGCAATCGCGATGAGGAACCGGGAAAACCTCGCAAAAACGCCCGAGAACCGAACGGAGTGTCCGTTGCCAGCTGCACCACGATCGGGAGTTCCAGTGAGGATGTTACGCTCGTGTCGGTGACACTGCCCGCACCGAAAACGGCCAAACGGGTGTTCTCCAACGAAGGAAGTGGACCGGAGAATGCGTCTAGCATGGTTCAGCAACCGGCATCTGGCCGAAAACCCGCCGAATCGTCTTCCTCTAGTCGTCAAACGGGTCGGGCGGATGGTGCTGGTCGGCGTGTGGGAAGACCATCGATGAATGTGACCGCACCTGTTCCCACCCGTCCGTGCCCGGATGTGCAGACGTTCCTGCAGGAGGTGCGAATGATGCGTCTGGGTGTGAATCGATCACCGGAGGAAAATCGCAAGCTCAACCGTCGTCAGTTAAAGCGGTTGGGAaagttgaaggaaaaacacctGCTTGCCCTGGGACTGCAACGTCGTGGTGCTCACCAGCACCAGCTTCGGAACGGTTCCGATGCCAAAACCTCCGACGTCGAGCTGTCCGCTGGTGAGTCAGAATCCAGTGGCAGTGAGGCGGATTTTGTCCCACCACAAAAGATCGGCACAGTCGGCAAACCGAGCGTAACGTTACGCCTACGCAAACCGGAAAGTCTGCTGGAACATCCGCCAACTCGGACGAAGACATCCTCCGCCGGTGCATTGCCGTTGGTGGGAGTTCCCAGAGCAGGAGTTAATATGGGTCGTCAGACTGGTAACGCGCAGATTCGGCAAGGTGGCAAATCTGCCCACACCCGGACGGTGGCCAATACCGCTCGTCGAACGTCGGCGGCCGTTGTTCTACCGGCAGCGATGACAACCGTGGGCGCAAGaccatcagcatcatccaCGGCAGTCGTCAGTTCCACCGCGAAAGACCGCGAAACGGAACAGCTGCAGCGGTCACTACAACGACTCGGATGTGAGGTTACGCTCATACCGACACGTCCCACTCCGGTGGCCCAACCCAGTGGATGGTCACAATCCCGTACGAAGGATAGCTCGAAAAgtggccaccatcaccagcagcgtgTTCGTTCCGTGCAGGCTGGCACGGGTTCGGTTGTAAGCGCTACTTCACCCAGTTTGGAAAttgtgctggaaaaacgaCCTAGTGTCAGTTCCCCGCCAGTTCGTCAAACAACCGGTGGCGGTCTATCGGTGGTGCCCTCTGCGGCCTCGAAAGTGGCGTTGGTTTGTCTTTGCACGCAAAAGTCGGACATTTTTGTCGCGAGTACGATCGGAAGTGGGTTCTGCACCGCGGTGGATGACATCGATGGCCAACAGATTGGGTGCTGCAACGAGCTGGCGAATGATCCGCTGAATATGCTGAGGCCGAGTGCCACGGTGAGCTTCCAGCTGCTGTGCAATATGCACCGGAAACGCCTGGAAGATCACGGATGTTGCACCGTGTGTGGATGGTTCTGTACACAG GGTAATTTTGCGATGTGCAAAAATGCGCACCTCTTCCATCCGCACTGTGCGGAGAAGTACACGCTTAATACTCCGTACAATCCGGCTCGACCGAGTGATCATACCGCGCCAACGCTGGTACTCAAGTGTCCCCATTGCAGCCAGGAATGTCCAAACGGCGAGATCCAGGTGAACATCCAGCTAACAACGCCTCCAGTACTGCTGCCGTCGCGCAAGAGCATTGT GAAACCTGCCAAAATGACGGTTGCAAAACGCGGGAACAACACCGACGGTGGGAGTGGTTCCAAAAGCGCACACGAGAGTTTCCGTGCAACCGTGGAGTCGCTTGTACCGAGCAGCGTGAAGAACATGCTTTCCACCACGGATCACAACCGGTTGAGTGCTAATACTGCGGTCTCAGGAGATGGAGTCAGCGCCAGGAGCAGCACGGCGAAGGACAATGCCGCCGGAACGAAAAGTCGTTTTACGCCGAAAGATTTCTCGCATGCCGTTTGCACGAGGGTGGATGATTCACGTGTGTCGGAGATCATTA CATCCGGATTTGACATCGAGACACGGTTTCGGGAGTTTCGCTACGGTACCTGCCTGCACGTGGTGTCCAATTATGGCACACTAGCGATGGCCTACTTGATCATGTGCCGAGCTCGGACGACCGATTATCTCAACATCGTCGATCGGGAGCTCCACACAGCGGTAATGTGTGCTGTGCTGGGCGCGAAGAGTGACATCGtaaagctgctgctggataGCGGTGCCGATGCCACACTCAAAGGCCCGTATGGTATGACCGTGCTTCACTTGGCGGCCAAACACGGGCAGCACGAAACCGTGCGCACGATACTAGACTGCGCCCGGAAGCGCCTCACTGCCCGGGAACTGATGGCGTTCGTGAACGCGATCGATAACGGCCACTGGACGGCGTTGGCGTGGGCTGCCGAGAACCGCTACAAGCAGACTGTCCAGCAGCTGATTGAGATCGGTGCCGACGTGAACGTGTGCGACCGGGAGAATAACACCTCGCTGCACTGGGCATCGCTGTCCGGGTGTTCCGATACGCTGTACCTGCTCATGACCAAAGGCTGCAATCCGAACATGCAGAATACTAGCGGAGAGACGCCACT tCACATTGCTTGCCGCCAGGGGCACGCTGACATTTGTGTCGTGCTGCTGGCCCAAGGAGCATCCCTCAGTATCCGTAACACTGCCAATGAACTGCCCCAGGACATAATTGAGAATCGGAACAGCGAATGTGCGGACATCATAGctgcaaatttaaaaatgcgCAGCCTGTCGAAGAACATGAAAGAAATGCACGTTCTCTGCAG TGACATTTCTAATGGCCGGGAACGCTATCCGGTACAGGTTGTTTACTATACCAGGGCCGGTATAGATCGGCAGCATGCAATGCCACAGTTCAAGTACGTCCAGCGCAATGTCAAGATCAACTGTCGCATCCAACTGGAGACGGATGTTCGCAATATGCGCGTTTGCTCGTGCAAAGACAG TTGTACGTCGGGCGAATCAGAGTGTCTTTGCGCTGAGCAAACCTGGTACACGAACGATGGCCGGCTGGTGAGTGACTTCAATTACCTGGACCCACCAACCATCGTCGAGTGTGGTGATTCGTGTGACTGCAACCAGCGGCTGTGTCGGAATCGGGTCGTTCAACACGGTCTGGATGTACCGCTGCAGCTGCACTATATTCCCGGCAAGGCATGGGGCGTACGAACGCTGCTACCCATCCCGAAGGGCAGCTTTCTGATCGAGTACGTCGGCGAGCTGCTAACGGACGAGGTCGCCAACCACAGGGATGACGATAGCTACCTCTTCGATCTTGGTGTCGGC TACTGCATCGATGCCAGCGCTTACGGGAATGTGAGTCGATTTTTCAACCATTCCTGCCAACCGAACGTTTCACCGGTGTCCGTGTATTATGATCACCAAGATCAACAATTGCCGCGGGTGGCCCTGTTCGCCTGTCGCGACATTGAGGCTCAGGAGGAAATCTG CTTTGATTATGGTGAAAAGTTTTGGATGGTAAAGAAAGGCACCCTACAGTGTCGATGCAATACGGGAAAATGTCGTTACCGTAACGCTACCACAGAGTAA
- the LOC128732153 gene encoding uncharacterized protein LOC128732153, which produces MKWRPANVLLLSGCFLAAALQLAQARVAFEKLTDYDFQGTTYYSVKNLSLYECQGWCREEPDCQAAAFSFVVNPLTPAQETLCQLQNVTAANNPASTPQRSSSMYYMVKLQLRTENACQRPWNFERVPNKIIRGLDNALIYTSTKEACLSACLNEKRFICRSVEYDYNNMKCVLSDSDRRSVGQFVQLVDAQGVDYFENLCLKPSQACKFNRQFQLPRIGVSDDKVSQYVGLHYYTDKELQVTSDTACKLACEIESEFLCRSFLYLGQPTGSQYNCRLYHLDHKSLPDGPSTYLNGERPLIDVGEPSGDYFENICEKQSNQAENTLPVVFDAVEDPAINNLTRNDANCDKTGTCYDVSVHCKDTRIAVQVRTNKPFNGRIYALGRSETCNIDVINSDTFRLDLTMGGQDCNTQSATGIYSNTVVLQHHSVVMTKADKIYKVKCTYDMSSKNISFGMLPIRDPEMIHINSSPEAPPPRIRILDARAREVETVRIGDRLTFRIEIPEDTPYGIFARSCVAMAKDSKSTFQIIDDDGCPVDPSIFPAFTQDGNALQSIYEAFRFTESYGVIFQCNVKYCLGPCEPAVCEWGRDSVESWGRKRRSITASNDTVEEEEDMNISQEILVLDFGDEKNRDFLRSEASTDFGRDKTVTIIEPCPTKTSVLALAVTCALMVLVYLSTLFCYYMKKWMQPHKVMA; this is translated from the exons ATGAAGTGGCGTCCGGCGAACGTACTGCTGCTCTCTGGCTGCTTCCTAGCGGCCGCATTACAACTCGCACAGGCTCGCGTTGCCTTCGAGAAGCTGACCGACTACGACTTCCAGGGTACGACGTACTACAGCGTCAAGAACCTGTCGTTGTACGAGTGCCAGGGTTGGTGTCGTGAGGAACCAGACTGTCAAGCTGCAGCGTTCAG CTTCGTCGTGAACCCACTAACTCCCGCCCAGGAAACGCTCTGCCAGCTACAGAACGTAACAGCGGCCAACAACCCGGCCAGTACGCCTCAGCGTTCCTCCAGCATGTACTACATGGTGAAGTTGCAACTGCGCACGGAAAACGCCTGCCAGCGGCCGTGGAACTTCGAACGCGTCCCGAACAAGATCATCCGCGGACTGGACAACGCGCTCATCTACACCAGCACGAAGGAAGCCTGTCTGTCGGCGTGTTTGAACGAGAAACGATTCATCTGCCGCTCGGTGGAGTACGACTACAACAACATGAAGTGTGTCCTGAGCGACTCAGACCGACGCTCTGTTGGTCAGTTCGTGCAGCTAGTCGATGCCCAAGGTGTTGACTACTTCGAGAACCTGTGCCTGAAACCAAGCCAGGCCTGTAAGTTCAACCGTCAGTTCCAACTGCCACGCATCGGTGTCTCCGACGACAAGGTGTCCCAGTACGTCGGCTTGCATTACTACACCGACAAGGAACTGCAGGTGACCTCTGACACGGCGTGTAAGCTAGCGTGCGAGATCGAAAGCGAGTTCCTGTGCCGATCGTTCCTGTATCTCGGGCAACCTACTGGCTCTCAGTACAACTGCCGGCTGTACCATCTCGATCACAAGTCCCTACCGGATGGACCCTCGACCTATCTGAATGGCGAACGACCACTGATCGATGTGGGTGAACCGAGCGGTGACTACTTCGAGAACATCTGCGAGA AGCAATCGAACCAGGCTGAAAACACGCTGCCCGTTGTGTTCGACGCCGTCGAGGATCCGGCCATCAACAATCTGACCCGTAATGATGCCAACTGCGACAAGACAGGCACCTGCTACGACG TTTCCGTTCACTGCAAGGACACGCGTATTGCCGTGCAGGTGCGCACGAACAAGCCATTCAACGGACGTATCTACGCGCTGGGCCGCTCGGAAACCTGCAACATCGATGTCATCAACTCCGACACCTTCCGGTTGGATCTGACCATGGGCGGACAGGATTGTAACACGCAGAGTGCG ACCGGCATCTACAGCAATACCGTCGTGCTGCAGCACCACTCGGTCGTGATGACGAAAGCGGACAAAATCTACAAGGTGAAGTGCACGTACGACATGAGCTCGAAGAACATCTCCTTCGGCATGCTGCCGATCCGTGATCCGGAGATGATCCACATCAACTCGTCACCGGAAGCACCACCGCCAAGGATTCGCATCCTGGATGCGCGCGCCCGTGAAGTCGAAACCGTACGCATCGGCGATCGGTTGACGTTCCGCATCGAAATTCCGGAAGACA CTCCTTACGGTATCTTCGCACGCTCGTGTGTCGCCATGGCCAAGGACTCGAAGAGCACGTTCCAGATCATCGACGATGATGGTTGTCCGGTTGATCCGAGCATTTTCCCGGCGTTCACGCAGGACGGAAACGCTCTGCAATCGATCTACGAGGCGTTCCGCTTCACCGAGAGCTACGGTGTGATCTTCCAGTGTAACGTGAAGTACTGCTTGGGTCCGTGTGAACCGGCTGTTTGTGAATGGGGTCGCGATTCCGTCGAGTCCTGGGGCAGAAAGCGTCGTTCCATCACGGCCAG CAACGACACCgtcgaggaggaggaagacATGAACATCTCGCAGGAGATCCTGGTGCTGGACTTCGGTGATGAGAAGAACCGTGATTTCCTGCGCAGTGAGGCCAGCACCGACTTCGGTCGAG ATAAAACGGTCACCATCATTGAACCGTGCCCGACGAAGACCTCCGTGCTGGCGCTGGCCGTCACCTGTGCCCTCATGGTGCTCGTCTATCTCTCGACGCTGTTCTGCTACTACATGAAGAAGTGGATGCAGCCCCACAAAGTCATGGCATAG